The genomic segment GATGCCACCCAGAAGAAAAAAGCAGCTGAAGCCATGAAAATCACCGCTGAAGATCTGCTTCAAATGGGACTAGCAGATCGGATCATTGCCGAACCACTTGGGGGTGCCCACCGCAATCACAAAGAGACAGCATCAATCTTAAAGAGTGTGATCAAAGAAGAATTGCATGACCTGTCTGCTACTCCGGTTAAGGAACTTCTTGAGCACAGGGCCACAAAAACTGAAAGTATGGGTGTCTGGGAAGACTGAGGTAAGACCGTGCATGCTTTTGTAAAATCAAATGGTAAGCCAACCAGGATTCCACGGTCATTAAAACAGGTGATGGATCAGCAATGGGAGGGTACATAGTGAGTAATGAGCTCATATTTTTTATTCAAACAATCATTGGACTGATCATTGTCTTAATCGCATTCCGGATGGGCAAAACCTGGCTTTATGCATTAATAGCCGTGAATTATGTTTTGGCAAACATCTTTGTTACCAAAACCATCACTTTATTTGGTTTCGAAGCGACTGGTGGTAATGTTCTGTATGGAGCAATATTTTTATCAACAGACCTGCTTTCAGAATATTACGGCAAAGAAGCCGCCCGAAAAGGGGTCTTTATCGGTTTGGGTGCCACCTTGTTTTACCTGTTGATGTCTCAGCTCATGTTATCCTACTCCGCTAGCGCAAACGACTGGGGTCCAGCTGCCGGAATGGAGTCTATCTTTGGCTTTGCACCGGCTATCGTGTTGGCCAGTGTGATTGCTTATCTCATTTCACAGCTTCACGATGTCTGGGCTTTTCACATGTGGAAAGAACGATTTAAGGGAAAATATCTTTGGCTCAGGAACAATCTATCCACCGGTACCAGTCAATTGATAGATTCGCTGACCTTTGCTATTCTAGCCTTTTCGGTCTTTCCCCGGTTATTTATGGATCCTGAAAGTGTTTTACCCATGAATGTGGTCTGGGAGATCGTCCTGACAACCTACATTCTTAAGTTGTTAGTTGCCTTTTTGGACACCCCATTTATTTATTTGAGTCAGCGATTTCACCC from the Candidatus Neomarinimicrobiota bacterium genome contains:
- a CDS encoding acetyl-CoA carboxylase carboxyl transferase subunit alpha — translated: DATQKKKAAEAMKITAEDLLQMGLADRIIAEPLGGAHRNHKETASILKSVIKEELHDLSATPVKELLEHRATKTESMGVWED
- a CDS encoding queuosine precursor transporter; the protein is MSNELIFFIQTIIGLIIVLIAFRMGKTWLYALIAVNYVLANIFVTKTITLFGFEATGGNVLYGAIFLSTDLLSEYYGKEAARKGVFIGLGATLFYLLMSQLMLSYSASANDWGPAAGMESIFGFAPAIVLASVIAYLISQLHDVWAFHMWKERFKGKYLWLRNNLSTGTSQLIDSLTFAILAFSVFPRLFMDPESVLPMNVVWEIVLTTYILKLLVAFLDTPFIYLSQRFHPEA